GATCTAAGGACTGACCAAAGCTAGAGGGGGGTGAGGGGGCTGAGGCCGATTTGGAGAAGGGTGGCGGCGGGGCCTGGGTTTGGTGTTTGCGGATTTCTGCTTGGATTTCCTGACGGCGAACTTTAATTTTTTCCAGCAGGGCCTGGGTAGCAGGAATTTGCTGCTGAGATTGGGTCATCTGTTGCCATAGCAGATTCCCGCGTTGTCGGAGGTCTTGTTCCCGTTGACGGGCGGCCTGGGCCAGATCGGGGCGATGGGCGGCCTCTGCTTTTTGAATCCGCTCAGTCC
Above is a window of Pseudocalidococcus azoricus BACA0444 DNA encoding:
- a CDS encoding TIGR04376 family protein, coding for MKFLEDLSAFLEQRLEDFLAANPGLKLQILLLEVEQQETETSQLLQSLMTQKQRAEQDILGLVAEMRKWTERIQKAEAAHRPDLAQAARQREQDLRQRGNLLWQQMTQSQQQIPATQALLEKIKVRRQEIQAEIRKHQTQAPPPPFSKSASAPSPPSSFGQSLDPLEATFREMELKEALEELKRNMSL